Sequence from the [Clostridium] scindens genome:
ATCATCTTTGCCCTTTACCTTGCTGCGCTGCGGCTTCTGTGCCGGAGTCTCAGGCGCTGGAATGGCATCATTGCTTCTCCTGTCGTTATTGCGCCTGTCCGGCCTTTCGCCTGGCTTGCGGCTCTGGTTTCTGTCGCCTTGCGGACGATCCTGGCGATTTCCCTGTGGACGGCCTCCCTGCTGCGGGCGGCTTCCCTGCGGGCGATCCTGGCGATTCCCCTGTGGGCGGCCTCCCTGCTGCGGGCGGCTTCCCTGCGGGCGATCCTGGCGATTTCCGGAAGTTCCTCTGGAATCCTGACGGCGGTCATCGCTTCTTTCCTGGCGTCTTGGCGCCTGGCTTCTGTCTGTTGCCGGCCTATCTGCCTGCCTCTCCTGTGTCTGGACTCTTTCCTGGCTTGCGGCAGCCGGACGTCTTGCCTGCTCGAAGGACTTATCTGCCGTTCTCTCTTGCGGCCTTGCCTGCTGGGTAGGCTCCTGGGCTGGCGCTGCCGGACGGGCCTGCTGTTTTGCAGGGCGTCCATTATTGACCTGCATTGGCCTTCCCTGCTGCGGTGTCTGACGGTTGGGCTGCGGGCGTCCCTGTCCTTGCGGCCTTCTGCCCTGCTTTGCGCCATTCTGGGTATTCTGGGGCCGGAACACGTGAACAATGTTCTTCTTTTTCGGCGCCTCGGCCTCCGGCTTCGCTGCTGCATCCTTATTGCCTTTTGTCAAGGCCTTTCTTGCCATATCGGCATCTGCATCCTCCAGGGAACTCATGTGGTTCTTTACTTCTATATTCTTTCCACCAAGGAATTCGATGACTTCCTTGCTTGGAACGTCCAACTCCTTTGCTAATTCATATACTTTGATTTTTGACATACTAACTACCTCCTCTATGCAATTGTGTTCTCTTCTGTATCCATATGCTTCCTGATTCTTTTTGCAAATCCCTCATCCAATATCGCAAGGGACGCCCGGAACTGTTTTCCCATTGCATGCCCCAAGGTATCTTTATCTTTATAAAAATAGATTGGCACGTGATAAAAGTCACACATGTTTTTGAATTTCTTCTTCGTGTTATCAGACGCATCATCGGCAACGATCACCAGGGCTGCCCTGCCGGATTTTACTTCCTTTTCCGTACTGAACTCCCCGCTTACCGTCCTTCCGGCCTTTGTGGCCAGGCCAATGAGCGACAGTATCTTATTCTGATTCAAGTATATCCATCTCCTTTTCCAGCGCATCATACACTTCTTCCGGAATGGACTGCTTGAATGAACGTTCCAGGCCTTTGCTCTTCCTGGCTTTTTCCAGGCATTCTTTGGCCGGACAGATGTATGCTCCACGCCCGTTCTTCCTGCCGGTGGAATCCAGAAGAAATTCTCCCTCGGCAGTCCTGATGACACGAATCATCTCTTTCTTACTCTTCATTTCCTGACAGCCCACGCACTTGCGCATGGGCACCTTTTTATTTCCGCTCAAACAATCACCTATTCCTCTGTATCATCTACTTCTTCAAATTCTATCTCATCTTCCGGATACGCGTCTTCCTCATATCCTTCCTCGTAATCTTCCTCATAAGGCTCTTCGTACATCTCTTCTTCATAGACGCCTTCGCTTAATTCCATATAGTTTTCCGGAAGCTCGCCTGACTCGATGGCCTGCGTCTCGCTCTTGATGTCGATCTTATATCCCGTAAGCCTTGCAGCAAGCCTCGCGTTCTGCCCTTCCTTGCCGATCGCCAGCGACAGCTGGTAATCCGGTACGATGACGCTGGCCGCCTTCTCATCCGGATCGGCCATGACGGAAATAACCTTTGCCGGGCTTAACGCATTCTCGATCAAGATAGCCGGATTGTCGCTCCAGTTGATAATGTCGATCTTCTCGCCCCGCAGTTCATTGACGATGGCATTGACCCTGGCCCCGTTCATGCCGACGCATGCGCCCACCGGATCTACGTCCGGATCGTTGGACCATACGGCAATCTTCGTCCTGCTTCCTGCCTCTCGCGCAATACTCTTGATCTCCACGATTCCTTCCTTAACCTCGGTCACCTCGGATTCAAACAGACGCTTTACCAATTCCGGATGCGTGCGTGAAACCAGAATCTTTGGCCCCTTGGTCGTGTTCTTTACTTCCACTACGTATAATTTGATACGTTCGGTAGGCTTGAATACCTCGCCCTTCACCTGCTCGTTTTCTGTCAGCATCGCGTCCGCCTTGCCAAGATTGATGCTGATATTCTTGCCAACATAACGCTGAACAATACCTGTGACGATATCTTTCTCCTTCTCGAAATACTGGTCATACACGACTTTTCTCTCTTCCTCGCGGATCTTCTGCAGAATCAGGTTCTTGGCATTCTGCGTGGCAATACGGCCAAATGACTTGGACTCGATGGGGATCTGCACAATATCTCCCAGTTCATACTGGCTGTCGATTTCTTTTGCATCCTCCAGGCTGATCTGCTCCAGCTTATCCTCCACTTCTTCCACTACCGTCTTCTCAGCAAAGAGCTGATAGTCGCAGGTGGTTCTGTCCATGATTAATTTGATATTATCAGCCTTGCCAAAATGATTCTTGCAGGCATTCAGCAGAGAATTCTCGATGGCATCCAGCAAAGTCTCTTTGCTGATATCCTTTTCCTCTTCCAAAATATTCAACGCTTCTAATAATTCTGTGTTCATTACTATTCTCCTCCTAATTTAAAAATCAAACGCCAGACGAATAAGCGCGATATCGCTTTTTTCAAATGTTTTCAGTGTCCCATCCTCCATCTCGATGGTAACAGTCGCATCATCGTAATCCTTAAGCAGTCCGGTAAATTCCTTCTGCTTCTCTATCATGCGGTATGTCCTCACATCCACTTCTTCTCCCAGGCTTCTCTTGAAATCCTTTTCTTTCTTTAGGGGCCTTCCAAGGCCTGGGGAACTGACCTCCAGAATGTAGGCCTCCTCAATGTAGTCTTTCTCGTCCAGGATGTCTGACAGCCTGCGGCTTACCACCTCGCAGTCATCTACGTTGATCCCGCCCGGCTTATCAATGTAGGCCCGAAGATACCAGGTACCGCCTTCTTTTACATACTCTACATCCACCAGCTCGAATCCGTGCTCCTCTACAATTGGCATCAGAATCGCTTCTGTCTTCTGTTCGTAAATTTCTCTTTTTGACAAATAAATTTCCTCCTTATCAACAAAGAAGAGTGAACTTTGCGTTCACTCTTCTGCCGATTTCTTTATGTAACCGTTGTTCAGTATAACACCATATCCTGGCAAAAGCAAGGGATTTTCATATATTTCTCTTATTTCCTGCCATTCTTGAACGCGATCATCATCTCATTGGTG
This genomic interval carries:
- the rimP gene encoding ribosome maturation factor RimP, which encodes MSKREIYEQKTEAILMPIVEEHGFELVDVEYVKEGGTWYLRAYIDKPGGINVDDCEVVSRRLSDILDEKDYIEEAYILEVSSPGLGRPLKKEKDFKRSLGEEVDVRTYRMIEKQKEFTGLLKDYDDATVTIEMEDGTLKTFEKSDIALIRLAFDF
- the nusA gene encoding transcription termination factor NusA, which produces MNTELLEALNILEEEKDISKETLLDAIENSLLNACKNHFGKADNIKLIMDRTTCDYQLFAEKTVVEEVEDKLEQISLEDAKEIDSQYELGDIVQIPIESKSFGRIATQNAKNLILQKIREEERKVVYDQYFEKEKDIVTGIVQRYVGKNISINLGKADAMLTENEQVKGEVFKPTERIKLYVVEVKNTTKGPKILVSRTHPELVKRLFESEVTEVKEGIVEIKSIAREAGSRTKIAVWSNDPDVDPVGACVGMNGARVNAIVNELRGEKIDIINWSDNPAILIENALSPAKVISVMADPDEKAASVIVPDYQLSLAIGKEGQNARLAARLTGYKIDIKSETQAIESGELPENYMELSEGVYEEEMYEEPYEEDYEEGYEEDAYPEDEIEFEEVDDTEE
- a CDS encoding L7Ae/L30e/S12e/Gadd45 family ribosomal protein encodes the protein MNQNKILSLIGLATKAGRTVSGEFSTEKEVKSGRAALVIVADDASDNTKKKFKNMCDFYHVPIYFYKDKDTLGHAMGKQFRASLAILDEGFAKRIRKHMDTEENTIA
- the rnpM gene encoding RNase P modulator RnpM is translated as MRKCVGCQEMKSKKEMIRVIRTAEGEFLLDSTGRKNGRGAYICPAKECLEKARKSKGLERSFKQSIPEEVYDALEKEMDILESE